Proteins from a single region of Allocatelliglobosispora scoriae:
- a CDS encoding GNAT family N-acetyltransferase — protein sequence MTEVAVRRFPHLTVSTPRLDVRQLQASDADEVGRIFGDKLVQRWLPFPSEFGQIEGKAWCTELATERRDSGAGDHYGIIRRDDQRLVGCLWTKRTDWSSGVTEVSYAVSDQVRGFGFAPEAVDALTLALILEHGFQRIELRVAPGNTASRRVAEKAGFTYEGLLRNSGFVHSGRVDLEVWSLVAADLRGSSPVRENTVVRQPARAAAAA from the coding sequence ATGACGGAGGTCGCGGTGCGGCGATTCCCTCATCTGACCGTGTCCACGCCACGGCTGGATGTTCGCCAGCTCCAGGCGTCGGATGCCGACGAGGTGGGCCGGATCTTCGGCGACAAGCTCGTGCAGCGCTGGCTGCCCTTCCCCAGCGAGTTCGGGCAGATCGAGGGCAAGGCGTGGTGCACGGAGCTCGCCACCGAGCGGCGCGACAGCGGCGCCGGTGATCATTACGGCATCATCCGGCGCGACGACCAGCGCCTCGTCGGCTGCCTGTGGACCAAGCGGACCGACTGGTCCAGCGGCGTGACCGAGGTCTCCTACGCCGTCTCCGACCAGGTCCGGGGCTTCGGGTTCGCACCGGAGGCGGTCGACGCGCTGACCCTGGCGCTGATCCTGGAGCACGGCTTCCAGCGCATCGAGCTGCGGGTCGCGCCGGGCAACACGGCGTCGCGCCGGGTCGCCGAGAAGGCCGGCTTCACCTATGAGGGCCTGCTGCGCAACTCGGGCTTCGTGCACAGCGGCCGGGTCGACCTGGAGGTCTGGTCCCTGGTCGCCGCGGACCTGCGGGGCAGCAGCCCGGTCCGGGAGAACACCGTCGTCCGGCAACCGGCTCGCGCCGCAGCGGCTGCGTAA
- a CDS encoding transglycosylase domain-containing protein codes for MIKRTLAAAGRLTPLLRAGLISGVVVAAVTYPLAAVGGLGVKAGVDYYQSLPSDLNIVPPSQTTYVYANDGKTLMTMFYEEHRKYTPMPEISENIVNAIVASEDARFYEHNGVDTKGIVRAFVANHSAGEVSQGASTLTMQYVRASLRDSAQTPAEVMQATEQTSARKLREMRMAIALEKQISKRDILERYLNVAYFGHRAYGIFAASQIFFSKLPKDLTVTEAATLAGLVKAPSAYDPAASDPRAATERRNYVIDKMKELGYITAADADKAKVLPIKLKITVPPNDCISVPKAYNSWGFFCDYLKSWWASQPAFGNSAAEREDKLRRGGYRIVTSLDPRIQKIAQRNVNNQVSAYSSFGHGIVLVQPGTGMVKAMGVNRVYSLDQKNNGEHSDPARQGKIRGNYPNTVNPLLGGGDLPGYQAGSTFKLFTAVAALSAGYPLSTSFYSPQRLTSQYWTGWDDPKSCAGGHWCPSNASGAMTGTQNMWSGFGKSVNTYFVQLEQKVGADQVVKMAENLGLRWRSDVDQMMAKYPRSKEWGAFTLGVSDVSPLEMANAYATMAADGKYCETIPVQSITTPEGKAAMWTPPGGAPVEIAKPRCRQAVSVQVARGFTDIARCVTGYGAAKGGCGSWSTAPSMYSWTERPIAGKTGTTDDTRAAWFVGYTPELAAASFMSDPDNPFHVVGDWNYNVPLFSVAYTLRDALAGQPKRSFTPPSGPILGNNRTAMVPRSATQSTPRKSVKPKVKVVKPKKKTR; via the coding sequence GTGATAAAGCGCACCCTCGCTGCCGCCGGGCGGCTTACCCCGCTCCTTCGAGCCGGACTGATCTCGGGCGTGGTCGTCGCCGCGGTCACGTATCCGCTCGCCGCCGTCGGCGGCCTGGGGGTCAAGGCCGGCGTCGACTATTACCAGTCCCTGCCGAGCGACCTCAACATCGTTCCGCCCTCGCAGACGACATACGTCTATGCCAACGACGGCAAGACGCTGATGACGATGTTCTATGAAGAACATCGCAAATACACCCCGATGCCGGAGATCTCGGAGAACATCGTCAACGCCATCGTGGCGAGCGAGGATGCCCGGTTCTACGAGCACAACGGCGTGGACACCAAGGGCATCGTGCGGGCCTTCGTCGCCAACCACAGCGCCGGCGAGGTCTCCCAGGGCGCCTCGACGCTGACCATGCAGTACGTCAGGGCATCGCTGCGTGACAGTGCGCAGACCCCGGCCGAGGTCATGCAGGCGACCGAGCAGACCAGCGCCCGCAAGCTCCGCGAGATGCGGATGGCGATCGCGCTGGAGAAGCAGATCAGCAAGCGGGACATCCTGGAGCGCTACCTCAACGTGGCCTACTTCGGGCACCGCGCCTACGGCATCTTCGCCGCCTCGCAGATCTTCTTCTCCAAGCTGCCCAAGGACCTCACCGTCACCGAGGCCGCCACGCTCGCCGGTCTGGTCAAGGCGCCCTCGGCGTACGACCCGGCCGCATCGGACCCGCGCGCCGCGACGGAACGCCGCAACTACGTCATCGACAAGATGAAGGAGCTCGGCTACATCACCGCCGCCGACGCAGACAAGGCGAAGGTGCTGCCGATCAAGCTGAAGATCACGGTGCCGCCGAACGACTGCATCTCGGTGCCGAAGGCCTACAACAGCTGGGGCTTCTTCTGCGACTACCTGAAGAGCTGGTGGGCATCGCAGCCGGCCTTCGGCAACAGCGCGGCCGAGCGCGAGGACAAGCTCCGCCGAGGCGGCTACCGCATCGTCACCTCGCTCGACCCGCGCATCCAGAAGATCGCACAGCGCAACGTCAACAACCAGGTCTCCGCCTACAGCAGCTTCGGCCACGGCATCGTCCTGGTGCAGCCGGGCACCGGCATGGTCAAGGCGATGGGCGTCAACCGGGTCTACTCGCTGGACCAGAAGAACAACGGCGAGCACTCCGACCCGGCCCGCCAGGGCAAGATCAGGGGCAACTACCCGAACACGGTGAACCCGCTGCTCGGCGGCGGTGACCTGCCCGGTTACCAGGCCGGCTCGACGTTCAAGCTCTTCACCGCGGTCGCCGCGCTCAGCGCCGGTTACCCGCTCAGCACGTCGTTCTACTCGCCTCAGCGGCTCACCTCGCAGTACTGGACCGGCTGGGACGATCCGAAGAGCTGCGCCGGCGGCCACTGGTGCCCGTCGAACGCCTCCGGCGCCATGACCGGTACGCAGAACATGTGGTCCGGCTTCGGCAAGTCCGTCAACACCTACTTCGTGCAGCTGGAGCAGAAGGTCGGCGCCGACCAGGTCGTCAAGATGGCCGAGAACCTGGGCCTGCGCTGGCGCTCCGACGTCGACCAGATGATGGCGAAATACCCCCGCTCGAAGGAGTGGGGCGCCTTCACCCTCGGCGTCTCCGACGTGTCGCCGCTGGAGATGGCGAACGCCTACGCCACGATGGCCGCCGACGGGAAATACTGCGAGACGATCCCGGTGCAGTCGATCACCACACCGGAGGGCAAGGCGGCGATGTGGACCCCGCCGGGAGGTGCCCCGGTCGAGATCGCCAAGCCGCGCTGCCGCCAGGCGGTCTCCGTACAGGTGGCTCGGGGCTTCACCGACATCGCCCGGTGCGTCACCGGCTACGGCGCGGCGAAGGGCGGCTGCGGCAGCTGGTCGACGGCGCCGAGCATGTACTCCTGGACCGAGCGGCCCATCGCCGGCAAGACAGGCACCACGGACGACACCCGGGCCGCCTGGTTCGTCGGGTACACCCCGGAGCTGGCTGCGGCGAGCTTCATGTCGGACCCGGACAACCCGTTCCACGTCGTCGGCGACTGGAACTACAACGTCCCGCTCTTCTCGGTGGCGTACACGCTGCGGGACGCCCTCGCCGGGCAGCCCAAGCGGAGCTTCACCCCGCCGTCGGGGCCCATCCTCGGCAACAACCGGACCGCGATGGTGCCGCGCAGCGCCACCCAGTCCACCCCGAGGAAGTCGGTCAAGCCCAAGGTGAAGGTCGTCAAGCCGAAGAAGAAGACCCGCTGA
- the cobC gene encoding Rv2231c family pyridoxal phosphate-dependent protein CobC, whose amino-acid sequence MTALTHHGDTEIGPGLVDLAVNVRTAPRPSWLDEPIRAALDDLARYPDGREARAAVAARHHRPAAEVLLTAGAAQAFTLVAQAPLGVRHPLVLHPQFTEPEAALIGAGHRVDRVVLAPPFTLDPALVPESADLVVIGNPTNPTSVAHPVATIEALARPGRILLVDEAFADTIPGEPHSVADRRDLPGLLVLRSLTKTWGLAGLRIGYLLGPAELIERLAAVAPLWPVSTPALAAATACASPLARSTADRIAMELAIERDHLVRLLREVPGLVVNPDPASSFVLVQVSGADQARLELRSRGFAVRRGDTFPGLDRDWLRIAVRDTATSEAFVAVLHGVLGDMA is encoded by the coding sequence ATGACGGCCCTCACCCATCACGGTGACACCGAGATCGGGCCGGGGCTGGTCGACCTCGCGGTCAACGTCCGCACCGCGCCCCGCCCGTCCTGGCTGGACGAACCGATCCGCGCCGCCCTCGACGACCTGGCGAGATACCCCGACGGGCGCGAGGCCCGCGCGGCCGTCGCGGCGCGGCACCACCGCCCGGCCGCCGAGGTGCTCCTGACCGCGGGGGCCGCGCAGGCCTTCACGCTGGTCGCTCAGGCTCCGCTGGGGGTACGCCACCCGCTCGTCCTGCACCCGCAGTTCACCGAGCCGGAGGCCGCTCTGATCGGGGCGGGGCACCGGGTGGACCGGGTGGTCCTCGCGCCCCCGTTCACCCTGGACCCGGCCCTGGTCCCCGAGTCCGCCGACCTCGTGGTGATCGGCAACCCCACCAACCCGACCTCGGTGGCCCACCCGGTGGCGACGATCGAGGCGCTGGCCCGCCCCGGCCGGATCCTGCTCGTCGACGAGGCCTTCGCCGACACGATCCCCGGCGAGCCCCACTCCGTCGCCGACCGCCGCGACCTGCCCGGACTGCTCGTCCTGCGCAGCCTCACCAAGACCTGGGGCCTGGCCGGGCTGCGGATCGGCTACCTGCTCGGCCCGGCGGAGCTGATCGAGCGGCTCGCCGCGGTGGCACCGCTCTGGCCGGTCAGCACCCCCGCACTCGCGGCCGCCACGGCGTGCGCGTCACCGCTCGCCCGCTCGACGGCCGATCGAATCGCAATGGAGTTGGCTATCGAGCGGGATCATCTTGTGAGGCTGCTCCGCGAGGTCCCCGGGCTGGTCGTGAACCCCGACCCGGCGAGTTCCTTCGTTCTGGTGCAGGTCAGTGGGGCTGATCAAGCACGACTGGAGTTGAGATCACGGGGCTTCGCCGTCCGCCGTGGTGATACGTTCCCGGGGCTTGACCGGGACTGGCTGCGGATAGCCGTCCGGGACACGGCGACGAGCGAGGCATTCGTCGCCGTACTGCACGGGGTGTTGGGGGACATGGCATGA
- the otsB gene encoding trehalose-phosphatase gives MNIATSTTAELTPDGFDHGLRAALNRIARVPQLLIACGYDGALAPLVEDFTAAVPLPEAIAAIRSLAALPQTSVAVVSGRALRDLAALSRLPSEVHLIGSHGSEFDVGFVQRLDPELVDLRTRLGVALTEVISRHPGIRLEPKPGSVTVHTRGIDPVIARRALDEILDGPATWPGVHVAHGKEVTELSVLSSEKSAAVDMLRTQLSASAVLFLGDDSTDETVFLKLHGPDLGVKIGEGDTAAPFRVADPEEAVRCLGLLLQTRRNWLFGERAVPIERHSMLADGSTVALLTPDARLTWLCHPRPDSAAIFADLLGGSPAGHFSISPERGGLPLGQRYRPRTMTVETRWSGLTVTDWLDGNSLLRRITGNVPVVVTFAPRPGFGAVAVSLQPLGDGLRLLGSNEPTSLYSPGVEWEILPDHENETARARFDLREMGGEVLLELRFDTDELGPHPLSTGERLEQVERPWRDWASSLTLPTRHREEVLRSALTLRGLCHQPTGGILAAATTSLPEELGGIRNWDYRYCWLRDASMTARALVDLGSLSEAEALLRWVDGCVERTGGHPERLHPLYSIDGLLLGAEAVIDALPGYAGSRPVRVGNAADSQLQLDVFGPVADLLWAVVDKRGKIFDEEWRVLTAMVQAVERRWHEPDHGLWEARLAPRHHVYSKVMCWMTVDRAVKVAQQHGKDRAEWSEWAELADRIAENVLELGWHPEAGAYSVAYGHPEMDASSLWIGLSGLLPDDHPRFLSTVLAIEAELRSGPVVYRYRWDDGMPGREGGFHICTAWLIEAYLRTGRRADAEELFAQMIDTAGPTGLLPEQYDPDGERGLGNHPQAYSHLGLIRCAILLDDAD, from the coding sequence ATGAATATCGCCACGAGCACCACCGCCGAACTCACACCAGACGGCTTCGACCACGGACTGCGAGCGGCACTCAACCGCATCGCCCGCGTACCGCAGCTCCTCATCGCCTGCGGCTATGACGGCGCGCTCGCACCGCTGGTGGAGGACTTCACGGCCGCGGTACCCCTGCCGGAGGCGATCGCAGCGATCAGATCGCTCGCCGCCCTCCCGCAGACCTCCGTCGCCGTCGTCTCCGGCCGAGCCCTACGGGACCTCGCCGCCCTGTCGCGCCTGCCCAGCGAGGTGCACCTGATCGGGTCGCACGGCTCCGAGTTCGACGTCGGCTTCGTCCAACGGCTCGACCCGGAGCTCGTCGATCTGCGTACGCGACTGGGGGTGGCGCTGACCGAGGTCATCTCACGCCACCCCGGCATCCGGCTGGAGCCGAAGCCCGGCAGCGTCACCGTGCACACCCGGGGCATCGACCCCGTGATCGCGCGCCGTGCCCTCGACGAGATCCTCGACGGCCCCGCCACCTGGCCCGGGGTGCACGTCGCACACGGCAAGGAGGTCACCGAGCTCTCGGTGCTCTCCAGCGAGAAGAGCGCCGCCGTCGACATGCTGCGTACGCAGCTCTCAGCGAGCGCCGTCCTCTTCCTCGGCGACGACTCCACCGACGAGACGGTCTTCCTCAAGCTGCACGGCCCCGACCTCGGCGTCAAGATCGGCGAGGGCGACACCGCCGCACCCTTCCGGGTCGCCGATCCGGAGGAGGCGGTGCGCTGCCTCGGCCTGCTGCTGCAGACCCGGCGCAACTGGCTCTTCGGCGAGCGGGCGGTGCCGATCGAGCGCCACTCGATGCTCGCCGACGGGAGCACCGTCGCCCTGCTTACCCCCGATGCCCGGTTGACCTGGCTCTGCCACCCGCGGCCGGACTCGGCGGCGATCTTCGCCGACCTGCTCGGCGGCTCGCCGGCCGGGCACTTCTCCATCTCGCCCGAGCGCGGCGGCCTGCCGCTGGGCCAGCGCTACCGGCCCCGCACCATGACCGTGGAGACCCGTTGGTCGGGATTGACGGTGACGGACTGGCTCGACGGCAACAGCCTGTTGCGCCGGATCACCGGAAACGTTCCCGTCGTCGTCACCTTCGCCCCGCGGCCCGGTTTCGGTGCCGTGGCGGTCAGCCTGCAGCCGCTCGGCGACGGGCTGCGCCTGCTCGGCTCCAACGAGCCGACCTCGCTCTACTCCCCCGGGGTCGAGTGGGAGATCCTTCCCGACCACGAGAACGAGACCGCCCGGGCCCGGTTCGACCTGCGGGAGATGGGCGGCGAGGTCCTGCTGGAGCTGCGCTTCGACACCGATGAGCTCGGGCCGCACCCGCTCTCCACCGGCGAGCGGTTGGAGCAGGTCGAGCGGCCGTGGCGGGACTGGGCGTCGTCGCTCACGCTGCCGACCCGGCACCGGGAGGAGGTGCTGCGCAGCGCGCTCACCCTGCGGGGGCTGTGCCACCAGCCCACCGGCGGCATCCTCGCGGCGGCGACCACGTCGCTCCCGGAGGAGCTCGGCGGGATCCGCAACTGGGACTACCGGTACTGCTGGCTGCGCGACGCCTCCATGACCGCCCGAGCGCTCGTCGACCTGGGGTCGCTGAGCGAGGCGGAGGCCCTGCTGCGCTGGGTCGACGGCTGTGTCGAGCGCACCGGCGGCCACCCCGAACGCCTGCACCCGCTCTACTCCATCGACGGGCTGCTGCTCGGCGCCGAGGCGGTGATCGACGCGCTGCCCGGCTATGCCGGATCCCGGCCGGTCCGGGTGGGCAACGCCGCTGACTCGCAGCTCCAGCTCGACGTCTTCGGGCCGGTCGCGGACCTGCTCTGGGCCGTGGTCGACAAGCGCGGCAAGATCTTCGACGAGGAGTGGCGGGTGCTCACCGCCATGGTCCAGGCGGTCGAGCGGCGCTGGCACGAGCCCGACCACGGGCTCTGGGAGGCGCGGCTGGCACCTCGCCACCACGTCTACTCCAAGGTGATGTGCTGGATGACCGTGGACCGCGCGGTCAAGGTCGCCCAGCAGCACGGCAAGGACCGGGCCGAGTGGAGCGAGTGGGCCGAGCTCGCCGACCGCATCGCCGAGAACGTCCTCGAACTCGGCTGGCACCCCGAGGCGGGCGCCTACAGCGTCGCTTACGGCCACCCGGAGATGGACGCGTCGTCGCTCTGGATCGGCCTGTCCGGGCTGCTCCCGGACGACCACCCGCGCTTCCTCTCGACGGTGCTCGCGATCGAGGCGGAGCTGCGCAGCGGTCCCGTCGTCTACCGCTACCGCTGGGACGACGGCATGCCCGGACGGGAGGGCGGCTTCCACATCTGCACGGCGTGGCTGATCGAGGCCTACCTGCGTACGGGTCGGCGGGCCGATGCCGAGGAGCTCTTCGCCCAGATGATCGACACGGCCGGTCCGACGGGGCTGCTCCCCGAGCAGTACGACCCCGACGGTGAGCGGGGCCTCGGCAATCACCCGCAGGCCTACAGCCACCTGGGCCTGATCCGCTGCGCCATCCTGCTCGACGACGCCGACTGA